A region from the Acyrthosiphon pisum isolate AL4f chromosome A1, pea_aphid_22Mar2018_4r6ur, whole genome shotgun sequence genome encodes:
- the LOC100163456 gene encoding serine proteinase stubble encodes MRIATSWIVMSLLTAIFESSQGHDHHKALNNYKINKKPCSVNSLEGTCMFVYECINTDGRHIGMCVDTFMFGSCCAHNLTTAQLAMLPDSSEPAVLFTQPGGNGVSQRPQRPHHRPHRPSQVMTRPNGGDADGAGTSSVDKKYHYQPASATQQTPNMQPQSAHVNRVPSTNFISNSRPNFLSRPAAQPYTTTTTTTTTPTPPPTSTAGRPAIQEVDDNDNKVDSVWSHRPSWSSNMGNHHSFITKPKPLPQHRPQYMIPSSTMLTTTTANPTTTTTTTTPTPPTTTSTTTTTPAPEPPPPTTTTTTTDKPLVISTATSPMAMSTTVSGKPEKHTAKPGVSAETNQKSMPCGLAPLHPRHEVRIVGGRNSAFGSWPWQVSVRRTSFFGFSSTHRCGGALLNENWIATAGHCVDDLLTSQIRIRVGEYDFSSDQEPYPFVERAVARKIVHPKYNFFTYEYDLAMVRLEAPVKYTPHIVPICLPGSDDLLIGENATVTGWGRLSEGGTLPSVLQEVSVPIVSNDKCKSMFLRAGRHEYIPDIFMCAGFDDGGRDSCQGDSGGPLQVKGRDGRYFLAGIISWGIGCAEANLPGVCTRISKFVPWILQTVT; translated from the exons ATGAGAATAGCGACCTCATGGATCGTCATGTCTCTACTGACCGCCATATTCGAATCGTCTCAAGGCCATGATCATCACAAAGCGCTTAACA ATTACAAGATCAACAAGAAACCATGCTCGGTGAACAGCCTGGAGGGGACGTGCATGTTTGTGTACGAGTGCATCAACACCGACGGCCGGCACATCGGCATGTGCGTAGACACGTTCATGTTCGGCAGCTGCTGTGCGCACAACCTGACCACGGCGCAGCTGGCCATGTTGCCAGACTCGTCGGAGCCAGCGGTGCTGTTCACGCAGCCGGGCGGCAACGGCGTGTCGCAGCGGCCGCAGCGGCCACACCACAGGCCACACCGGCCGTCCCAGGTGATGACCCGGCCCAACGGCGGGGACGCGGACGGCGCCGGCACGTCTTCGGTGGACAAGAAGTACCACTACCAGCCGGCGTCGGCCACGCAGCAGACGCCGAACATGCAGCCGCAGTCCGCGCACGTCAACCGCGTACCGTCAACCAACTTTATTTCAAACAGCCGGCCCAACTTTTTGTCCAGGCCCGCGGCCCAGCCGTACACGACCAcgaccacgacgacgacgacaccgacgccgccgccgacgtcCACCGCCGGTCGGCCGGCCATCCAGGAAGTGGACGACAACGACAACAAAGTGGACTCGGTTTGGTCGCATAG accTAGTTGGAGTTCGAATATGGGTAACCATCATTCGTTCATCACCAAGCCAAAGCCACTTCCTCAACACAGACCACAATATATGATACCATCGTCGACGATGTTGACGACCACTACCGCTAATCCTACCACTACCACGACAACTACCACCCCAACTCCTCCTACGACAACGAGTACAACTACAACAACACCTGCACCTGAACCACCACCACCGACCACTACAACTACTACCACTGATAAACCTTTAGTTATAAGTACAGCAACTAGTCCAATGGCAATGTCCACCACCGTTTCGGGTAAGCCAGAAAAACATACCGCCAAGCCGGGTGTATCGGCTGAGACCAATCAAAAATCAATGC CTTGTGGTTTGGCTCCTTTGCACCCCAGGCACGAAGTCCGCATTGTTGGCGGGAGAAACTCTGCGTTTGGTAGTTGGCCTTGGCAG gTGTCTGTGCGAAGGACGTCATTCTTTGGATTTTCTAGTACGCATCGATGTGGTGGAGCtttattaaatgaaaactgGATAGCAACAGCTGGCCATTGCGTAGACGA CTTGCTGACATCACAAATTCGTATAAGAGTCGGTGAGTATGACTTTTCATCCGACCAAGAACCATATCCGTTTGTGGAACGTGCAGTTGCCCGGAAAATTGTGCACCCAAAGTACAATTTTTTCACATACGAGTATGATTTGGCAATGGTGCGATTAGAAGCGCCTGTAAAGTATACACCTCACATAGTGCCAATATGTTTACCTGGATCGGACGACCTTCTTATAGGCGAAAATGCCACCGTAACTGGATGGGGACGACTAAGTGAAGGAGGCACTTTACCTTCAGTGTTACAAGAG GTGAGTGTACCAATTGTTAGTAATGACAAGTGCAAAAGTATGTTTTTGAGAGCTGGTAGACATGAATATATACCAGACATATTCATGTGTGCTGGATTCGACGATGGTGGACGTGATTCCTGTCAA GGCGATTCTGGTGGTCCATTACAAGTCAAGGGCAGAGACGGGCGTTACTTTTTGGCTGGCATCATAAGTTGGGGTATTGGATGTGCGGAGGCAAACCTACCCGGCGTGTGTACCAGGATTTCCAAATTCGTACCATGGATTCTACAAACAGTcacatag